From the genome of Natrinema marinum:
GAGTTCGATGGTGCCGTAGAGGCTGGCAAAGGCGCCGCCGCGCTCGATGTCCACCAGCAGAATGATATCCGCGTCGGCGAATTCGGCGGTCTCGACGTTCGCGAGGTCCCGATCGTGGAGGTTGATCTCGCCGATGCTCCCCGCGCCCTCGGCGACGATCACGTCGTTGTCCGCGGCCAGTCTGCGGTACGATTCCGCGGCCGCCTCGCGCGCTCGCTCCCAGTACTCCTCGTAGTAGGATCCTGCGGGCACGTGGTCGTGCGCTGTTCCCTGTACCACCAGCTGGCTCTCGCCGTCGCCGCGCGGTTTGAGCAGGACTGGATTACAGTCGGTGGTTGGAGTCGTGCGGGCCGCTCGAGCTTGGACGAACTGCGAGACGCCGATCTCGCCCCACTGGCCGCTATCGCTGTCGTCCGATTCGACAGGCTGTTGGCCCTCGATGTCCGGCCGCACGACGACACGGGCGTTGTTGCTCATGTTCTGGCCCTTGAACGGGGCGACGTCGATCCCGCGGTCGGCGAGCAGTCGGCAGAGGCCGGCCGCGACCGTCGATTTGCCGACGTGGCTCGCGGTTCCGGCGACGAGAAGCGTTCTGGTCATCCGCGTTGGGAGAGTGTTCGCGCGGCCGGTGGTATCGTCCTATCGGTTTGGTCGCCCTGCTGGCGTTCCGTTCGTGCAGGACGCCGTACTCGCCCATTACGGAAGCGGATCGACACAGTCTCGGAGTTCGTTCTCAGTATGCCAAGTAAAGAGTCGATCCGCGTCTGCGAGAATATTGAAAACAGCCGTTTGAATTCGGATATAGAGCATTTTGGCTCTGTTGAAATCCTGTCGTTCCAACATTTGTCTCGCTGGAATCGCCGTTAGGTAGGTGTGCGTATTCATCAGAGTTGTCGATCAGAATCCACAACTGTCTATAGAAAATACGGTACAAATATGCCCTCCCGCCGTACTGTCATTGGGTCACTTGGAGTTGCCGCTTTGGGTGGACTCGGTGCTTGGTTGTGGTTAACTCCCGCAACAGGATATGTCCAAGAAAAATCGATCGAGGCAAGATACCGAGAAGGGAACCAATTGCATAGTGAATCGGTTATGACCGTCACCCTCAGCAATCCACCCGGCTCCGACTCGCCTCAAATCAACTGGCTACACGATGATTGGCAGAACCGATTTGAATCCCCTTCTACCCCCGTAGTTTCTGAATCGTTACATAATGAGCTCCAACAAGTATACGAAGAGGTACGCTATGTCGTCGGAGTTTGTAGCCCATCATGGGGTGAGGACGAGGAGACGACAGGCTGTTACAATGCGAGTGCAGGTCGAGAAGATTTCAACCGCGTTCAAGTCCACGACCGCGTGACCGCCTCTAAAACCACCAACGCTGGCCTCTCAATACACAGCGTTAAGGGAAAGTGGTCGTTCGATGAAATGTGACCGGTAGACTCTATATCTAACGTTCAGAGTGCCTTGTCGATGTTGTGAGTGAGACAGCCGACAACGAGTTCACGGAACTGCTTCCACCAGTGCCGTGAGCGGACGAACACACCGTACTTGCGTTTGAGGCGAGAGTTTACCGTCTCGTTTTGACTGCGCTGTCCGTAGAGATCGGCATCCAACCGAGCATTCCACGCTTTGTGAAGAGACGAGAACTCGCGGTGCTTAATGAGCGGACGAACACCAGTTTCACGGGCTAATGCGCGAATCTTCTGGTCATCGTATCCCTTGTCGCCGAGGAGAACCGCTACTTCCCCGGTATTTCGCTTGATGAGTGACGGTGCGATTTGCGAGTCGTGTTTTCGTGTCGTCGTCACGTGTACGTCGATAATCGCGTTCGACCTCGTGTCTACGAGAAGCGTGACTTTCAAGTGCTGAATCGTCAACTTCGTTCGCTTCGTATAGTGTTTTGAGGCGTGACTACGGTCAAACCCGGAAGCGTCGATCCCGACGACACCGCTGGTCGGGAGCAGTGTGACCGAAAGGTTGAGCAGAACGCGCCAAACCGCCATATCGAGCCGGCTGAACGCCTTACACAACGTCGAAGGAGAGGGGAGTTCCTGAAGATCGAGGGCGCTCCAAATCCGAGGCATCTCGATGAGTTCGTCAAGCAGGGTTCGGTACGTCGTATTCTTCCGCACCTTGAGACAGAGCAAAACGATGTGTTGATGAAGTGTGTATCGTCGTTTCGAGAACTTCGAGGAGTAGCGAGCAACGGATCGCCGAGCCAAGTGCATCGCTTGCTCAACGAACCGGAGTAGCCGCAACTTCGGGAGGGCTTCCATCCGGTCAGACTACTAGACGAACCTGTATCTCTCTGAGGATTTCAACAGAGCCAGCATTTTGACTCTGTTGAAATCCTCAGGGAGTTACAGGATTGACCAGTAGTTTGACTGAATGCAGGTCCTCACAAAGTCGCAGTTGCTTCAGTTCGTTGAGCAGGCGTATCACTTTGCTCGTCAAGCAACCGCTCGATACTCTTCGAAGTTCTCGAAACGACGGTACACACTCCACCAACACATCGTTTTGCCCTGCCTCAAAGTGCGGAAGAACACGACGTATCGGATGCTTCTCGACGAACTCATCGAGATGCCTCGGATTCGACGTTGTGTAAAGCGTTCAACCGGCTCAATATGGCTGTCTGGCGGGTTCTCCTCAACCTCTCCGTTACGCTTCTCCCGACCAACGGTGTCGTCGGGATTGACGCCTCCGGCTTCGACTGCAGTCACGCCTCGAAGCACTACACAAAGCGAACGAAGTTGACGATTCAGCAGTTGAAAGTCACACTTCTCGTGGACACGAGAGTGAATGCGATCCTCGATGTGCACGTGACGACGACCAGGAAGCACGACTCGCAGATTGCGCCGTCGCTCATTAAGCGGAACACTGGTGGGGTAGAGGTTCTCCTCGATGCAAGGGGTACGACGATCAGAAGATTCGCACACTATCCCATGAGGAAGGTGTTCGTCCGCTCATCAAGCACCGCACGTTTTCGTCGCTCCACAAGGCGTGGAACGCTCGGCTCGACGCCAATCTCTACGGGTAGCGTAGTCAGAATGAGACAGTGAACTGTCGGCTCAAACGCAAGTACGGTGCCTTCGTCCGTTCACGACTCTGGTGGAAGCAGTTCCGTGAACTCGTCATCAAATGCGTTGTTCACAACGTGGAACACGCCCTCGAAATTTCACGCGATGAGTACGAGCGTCTGTGATTCTGAGAGGAGCGGACTGCTGAATAGAGAAGGTGTACTCTGCAGGACTCAGTGATCCAAGCTCAACTTCACCGTTGAGCAACTGTTAGAATGGGCTTGTGACCCTACCAGTTGTTTCAGACTGCGGCGACGAATACGCGGGATATGGACGAACAGGACAAGAACCCCGGGATATGCCTACTTGCCAACCAGGATGAGATACCGAGATTGCCAGTGCGAAGACGTAGCTGCGTAACGAATGCGAGACGGACGACGGCATCGAGGGCGTGTGTGGCGTATGGGGCGGGTGTCCGTCTCGGGAGGCGTCGTAGCGCCGGATGACCCGCTATTTTTCGAGACTCACGTCGCCGTTTGCGGTGACAGTGACTGTGTAGTCGCAGTACGTGAACGTCACAGTGCCGCCTGTCGGATTTTTGTTTGCGAACAACGAATCTAATGAGCCGGGGTCGATCACGTCGTATAGTTTCTCGGGCAGTTCAGTGGGGTGAATATTCATCTCCTTGGCGACAGCCTCGATTACGGCGTGGCTCCACGCATTGGCCGATGAAGTGGGTGATGACGGACTCATGTATAGTATGGTATGCGACTACGCGTACGAAAGCAATCATCTCTCGGTCGTCACTCCGCGCCGTCGGACGCGATACATTCGAGCAATGGCCGAATCTCGTCGAACTGCGGCCCCTTGATGATTTGATCTGTCTTTTCGTTCCACTCGATGTAGCCGTCGTCTTCGAGCGTTGGCAAGTGGACGTGATACAGTTCGGTCTGCACTCGCTGCTCGGCGTCGGTCAGCACTGAGTGTCCTGTGGGGGATTCAAACCCTGCGTCCTGCGGATTCGATTGGAGAAGGGCGAGCAAGAGTGTACGACGCTGTTCGTGCGCGAGTGCCTCGAATGCCGAATCTGTATTCATTATCATCACACAAATGCCGGGGAGACAATCAGGCTACCCTTTTCATATACAAACCGACCTTCTACCCTTTTCATATACAAACCGACCTTCTACCCTTTTCATATACAAACCGACCTTCTACCCTTTTCATATACAAACCGACCTTCTACCCTTTTCATATACAAACCGACCTTCTACCCTTTTCATATACAAACCGACCTTCTACCCTTTTCATATACAAAACCGACCTTCTACCCTTTTCATATACAAACCGACCTTCTACCCTTTTCATATACAAACCGACCTTCTTAACACCCTTTTCATATACAAACCGACCTTACTACCCTTTTCATATACAAACCGACCTTCTACCCTTTTCATATACAAACCGACCTTCTACCCTTTTCATATACAAACCGACCTTCTACCCTTTTCATATACAAACCGACCTTCTACCCTTTTCATATACAAACCGACCTTCTACCCTTTTCATATACAAACCGACCTTCTACCCTTTTCATATACAAACCGACCTTCTACCCTTTTCATATACAAACCGACCTTCTACCCTTTTCATATACAAACCGACCTTCTACCCTTTTCATATACAAACCGACCTTCTACCCTTTTCATATACAAACCGACCTTCTACCCTTTTCATATACAAACCGACCTTCTACCCTTTTCATATACAAACCGACCTTCTACCCTTTTCATATACAAACCGACCTTCTACCCTTTTCATATACAAACCGACCTTCTACCCTTTTCATATACAGCCCGGTTCTGTATCCACTTAAGGTCGGACTGTGGTGGCGGAGAGCGTGTTGCCGAGAACCTGCTTGACCCCTCCACGGAGACGGGAGCCGACGGCCTGCTGTGAGATGCCGAGTTCCTCACCGAGAGCTTCCAACGTGACCTCGCGGGGGGACTCGAAGTACCCCCGGTCGTAGGCAAGCACCAGCGCCTCTAGCTGAGTGTCAGTGAGGATAGCTTCGGTCGGCTTCTCGACGGGCGTGAGTGCGTGCAGCTCCGTTAGCGAGACCGGGATGTCCAGCTCTCGACAGCGTCGTTGAAAGGCAGCGATGTCACTTCGAGCATCGCCGCGGATTTCGAACGTCCACTGTTGGTCTGTCCCGGTGGCCTCGATCAGTGGAACTCCTGTCTCCGCCAGTACCGTTAGCACGTCGTCGTAGTCTATCGTCCACTCAACGCGTAACAGGTACTCGTCCTCGACAGAGTCGATGACCCGAATCTCCTTCACGCCGGGGTGTTCGGTGAACGCACCCACAATGTCGTCGACTTCGGTACCCCGCACCCAGAAGTAGGGAATCACCACCCCCTGTGCGGGGACGAGTCGCTCCAGCTCGACCGTCACGTTCGGCAATTGCTTGAACACTGTCCCCAGCGGGAACTCGTCTGACGGAACCGTGAACGTCGCTTCAGTAGCCATGTCCATCCCATGGGCTTCCAGCTGAAAAGGCCTGCTACTGATTGTCTCGCGTTCTCGACCACCGTTCGCGGACGCATCATCTCTCGGCCCAGTATTCGGTACAAGGTCTATCCTGGCCCAACCAGTGGGTTCACCGATACGGTATCCGACGTCGGTACCAGCACCCGCTGTACGTAACACCGAATGCCGGAAAGTCAAATGTCCGATACGCCTTCCTCTA
Proteins encoded in this window:
- a CDS encoding IS5 family transposase gives rise to the protein MEALPKLRLLRFVEQAMHLARRSVARYSSKFSKRRYTLHQHIVLLCLKVRKNTTYRTLLDELIEMPRIWSALDLQELPSPSTLCKAFSRLDMAVWRVLLNLSVTLLPTSGVVGIDASGFDRSHASKHYTKRTKLTIQHLKVTLLVDTRSNAIIDVHVTTTRKHDSQIAPSLIKRNTGEVAVLLGDKGYDDQKIRALARETGVRPLIKHREFSSLHKAWNARLDADLYGQRSQNETVNSRLKRKYGVFVRSRHWWKQFRELVVGCLTHNIDKAL
- a CDS encoding HalOD1 output domain-containing protein: MSPSSPTSSANAWSHAVIEAVAKEMNIHPTELPEKLYDVIDPGSLDSLFANKNPTGGTVTFTYCDYTVTVTANGDVSLEK
- a CDS encoding DUF7344 domain-containing protein — translated: MNTDSAFEALAHEQRRTLLLALLQSNPQDAGFESPTGHSVLTDAEQRVQTELYHVHLPTLEDDGYIEWNEKTDQIIKGPQFDEIRPLLECIASDGAE
- a CDS encoding bacterio-opsin activator domain-containing protein codes for the protein MATEATFTVPSDEFPLGTVFKQLPNVTVELERLVPAQGVVIPYFWVRGTEVDDIVGAFTEHPGVKEIRVIDSVEDEYLLRVEWTIDYDDVLTVLAETGVPLIEATGTDQQWTFEIRGDARSDIAAFQRRCRELDIPVSLTELHALTPVEKPTEAILTDTQLEALVLAYDRGYFESPREVTLEALGEELGISQQAVGSRLRGGVKQVLGNTLSATTVRP